From Skermanella sp. TT6, a single genomic window includes:
- a CDS encoding beta-xylosidase, which translates to MIEAAMIWNEPNNKSHWDPELDPDWVAFGQMASLAGQAIRAEAPNLLRVLGGISPIDPVFISKLRARGVLDHVDVVAVHGFPLDWNLWPIHEWPERLKEIQAVTDLPVWVSEVGVSTFGAEEVQEFGLQRTADLLIGRVPRIHWYSLYDLPRSWEATTRHREAEGSSYYRHFYMGLLREDGSPKLAMSHFNRYTPDMGICQWFHYEDHRLDDAVRWLRDLGVRHLRTGLSWADSFRPNALDWFDRQMKALEEFDVTVTFCFTPEHRGLAPHHTSPPQVPEEFAEFCATMVRRYAA; encoded by the coding sequence ATGATCGAAGCGGCGATGATCTGGAACGAGCCCAACAACAAGTCACACTGGGATCCCGAGCTTGACCCGGACTGGGTCGCCTTCGGCCAGATGGCGTCGCTGGCGGGCCAGGCGATCAGGGCGGAAGCACCGAACCTGCTGCGCGTCCTGGGCGGCATCTCGCCGATCGACCCGGTGTTCATCTCCAAGCTCCGCGCGCGCGGCGTGCTCGACCATGTGGACGTGGTGGCGGTCCATGGCTTCCCGCTGGATTGGAACCTGTGGCCGATCCACGAATGGCCGGAACGCCTGAAGGAGATACAGGCGGTCACCGACCTGCCGGTCTGGGTAAGCGAGGTCGGCGTCTCCACGTTCGGCGCGGAGGAGGTCCAGGAGTTCGGCCTGCAGCGCACCGCCGACCTGCTGATCGGCCGGGTACCGCGCATCCACTGGTACAGCCTGTACGACCTGCCGCGCTCCTGGGAGGCGACGACCCGGCACCGGGAGGCGGAGGGATCGTCCTATTACCGGCACTTCTACATGGGCCTGCTGCGCGAGGACGGCTCGCCGAAGCTGGCGATGAGCCACTTCAACCGCTACACGCCCGACATGGGCATCTGCCAGTGGTTCCATTACGAGGACCATCGGCTGGACGATGCCGTACGCTGGCTGCGCGACCTGGGCGTGCGTCACCTGCGCACGGGTCTGAGCTGGGCCGACAGCTTCCGCCCGAACGCCCTGGATTGGTTCGACCGCCAGATGAAGGCGCTGGAGGAATTCGACGTGACGGTGACCTTCTGCTTCACGCCGGAACATCGCGGGCTGGCCCCCCACCACACCAGCCCGCCGCAGGTGCCGGAGGAATTCGCGGAGTTCTGCGCCACGATGGTGCGGCGCTACGCAGCCTGA
- the nikC gene encoding nickel transporter permease — MTGASMKGGLRDWLLTDTPRSRGQARLGRLYAGWLAFSRNRLAMVGFFIIAALVLVALFAPLIATQSPYDQDLANRLQPPGAAHWFGTDQFGRDIFSRVVHGSRLTLYIVLLVAVTAPVVGLLIGTVSGYLGGWTDIVLMRITDIFLAFPKLILALAFVAALGPGIENAVIAIAITSWPPYARIARAETMTIRHSDFISAVRLQGASPVRIIAGHVIPLCTSSLIVRVTLDMAGIILTAAGLGFLGLGAQPPLPEWGAMISTGRQYLLEQWWVATLPGLAIFVVSLGFNLLGDGLRDVLDPKNG, encoded by the coding sequence ATGACCGGCGCATCCATGAAGGGAGGCCTGCGCGACTGGCTGCTGACCGACACGCCGCGCTCGCGGGGGCAGGCGCGGCTTGGCCGGCTCTATGCCGGCTGGCTGGCTTTCTCGCGCAACCGGCTCGCCATGGTCGGCTTCTTCATCATCGCGGCCCTGGTCCTGGTCGCCCTGTTCGCCCCGCTGATCGCCACCCAGTCGCCCTACGACCAGGACCTCGCCAACCGCCTCCAGCCGCCCGGCGCTGCCCATTGGTTCGGAACCGACCAGTTCGGTCGCGACATCTTCTCGCGCGTCGTCCATGGCTCGCGGCTGACGCTCTACATCGTGCTCCTGGTCGCGGTGACCGCCCCGGTGGTCGGGCTGCTGATCGGCACCGTGTCCGGCTATCTCGGCGGCTGGACCGACATCGTGCTGATGCGCATCACCGACATCTTCCTGGCCTTCCCCAAGCTGATCCTGGCGCTGGCCTTCGTCGCGGCGCTGGGGCCGGGGATCGAGAACGCGGTCATCGCCATCGCGATCACCTCCTGGCCGCCCTATGCCCGCATCGCCCGGGCGGAAACCATGACGATCCGCCACAGCGACTTCATCAGCGCCGTCCGCCTGCAAGGCGCCTCTCCGGTGAGGATCATCGCGGGGCACGTGATCCCGCTCTGCACCTCCTCCCTGATCGTGCGGGTGACGCTCGACATGGCCGGCATCATCCTGACCGCCGCGGGCCTGGGCTTCCTGGGTCTGGGAGCCCAGCCGCCGCTGCCGGAATGGGGCGCCATGATCTCGACCGGGCGCCAGTACCTGCTGGAGCAGTGGTGGGTCGCCACCCTGCCGGGACTGGCGATCTTCGTGGTCAGCCTGGGATTCAACCTGCTGGGCGACGGTCTGCGCGACGTGCTGGACCCCAAGAACGGATGA
- a CDS encoding CYTH domain-containing protein: MSFEIERRFLVCQDIGGLCRHGDRIIQGYFPFDRQSRIRVRIRNDHAYLTIKGPRRGAVRSEFESDIPLAIAASMLSQLPRETLVEKVRYTVPYAGLMWEIDVFGGLNAGLVVAEVELSHPEQEVVLPHWVGREITYDARYGNSRLSVEPISSWTQAA, encoded by the coding sequence ATGTCATTCGAAATCGAAAGAAGATTCCTGGTCTGTCAGGATATCGGCGGGCTCTGCCGACATGGCGACAGAATAATCCAGGGCTATTTTCCTTTCGATCGGCAGTCACGAATCCGAGTTCGTATCCGAAACGATCATGCATACCTGACGATCAAGGGTCCGAGGCGGGGCGCGGTCCGGTCGGAGTTCGAAAGCGACATTCCTTTGGCTATCGCAGCGTCCATGCTATCGCAGCTGCCACGGGAAACACTGGTCGAGAAGGTCCGCTACACGGTCCCTTACGCCGGCCTGATGTGGGAAATCGACGTATTCGGGGGCTTGAATGCCGGCCTCGTCGTGGCGGAAGTCGAGCTTTCCCATCCGGAGCAGGAAGTCGTCCTGCCCCACTGGGTCGGCCGGGAAATCACCTACGACGCCCGCTACGGGAATTCCAGACTCTCCGTCGAGCCCATTTCCAGTTGGACGCAAGCCGCCTGA
- a CDS encoding ABC transporter ATP-binding protein: MIAVEDLNVIFGHGESAIHAVQDVSFRVGEGESFGLVGESGSGKSTVLRAIIGLNPDWSGIVSVDGQAQRHRREKAFFKRCQMVFQDPYGSLHPRHTVDRILAEPVAIHGLGDADRRIERILREVGLGPRFRFRFPHQLSGGQRQRVAIARALILEPRVLLLDEPTSALDVSVQAEILNLLKRLRTERGLTYILVSHNLSVVAYMCDRLAVMNRGRVVEEMSVADLRRGEAAQDYTRQLLRASQGYDRTAADSFRDFA, from the coding sequence ATGATCGCGGTGGAGGACCTGAACGTCATCTTCGGCCACGGCGAGAGCGCCATCCACGCAGTCCAGGACGTCAGTTTCCGGGTCGGGGAGGGCGAGAGCTTCGGGCTGGTCGGTGAATCCGGCTCCGGCAAGTCGACCGTGCTGCGCGCCATCATCGGGCTCAATCCGGACTGGTCCGGCATCGTGTCGGTCGACGGGCAGGCGCAACGGCACCGGCGGGAAAAGGCGTTCTTCAAACGCTGCCAGATGGTGTTCCAGGACCCCTATGGCTCGCTTCACCCGCGCCACACCGTCGACCGTATCCTGGCGGAACCCGTCGCGATCCACGGGCTGGGCGACGCCGACCGGCGGATCGAGCGCATCCTGCGGGAGGTCGGTCTCGGCCCCCGGTTCCGCTTCCGCTTTCCCCACCAGCTCTCGGGCGGGCAGCGCCAGCGGGTCGCCATCGCGCGCGCCCTGATCCTGGAACCGCGCGTGCTTCTGCTGGACGAGCCGACCTCCGCGCTGGACGTTTCCGTCCAGGCCGAAATCCTCAACCTGCTGAAGCGCCTGCGGACGGAGCGCGGCCTGACCTATATCCTGGTCAGCCATAATCTGTCGGTCGTCGCTTACATGTGCGACCGGCTGGCCGTGATGAACCGGGGCCGCGTGGTGGAGGAGATGTCCGTCGCAGACCTGCGCCGGGGCGAGGCCGCGCAGGACTATACGCGGCAGCTGCTGCGGGCCAGCCAGGGCTATGACCGGACGGCGGCCGACAGTTTCCGGGATTTCGCCTGA
- a CDS encoding MFS transporter, translated as MPAREEDIKTTAAAVSMPKLPSALAPFRYPMFRAIWLATLMSNFGVWIQSVGAAWLMTSIADSAAMVALVQSATALPVLMFSLFGGALADLWDRRLVFMTGQIIVLSGATLIAVLEGAGAVTPWLLLALVFVMDTGSALRQPAYQASVGDLVPRSELPAAVALNSIGFNIARSVGPAIGGLVVATLGVQASFILNAVSNIFIIGVLLAWRPKRSVDELPRESLLPAMASGLRYVGGSPTVLTVMLRCFVFTAAAGAAWALLPLVAREDLGGGPFTYGILLGSLGVGAIIGALNIGVLRRRTSGQMLVAIGTASFAVTMLVLGLFPNLYAVIPALVLGGAAWMMTLSSFNVMVQLSAANWVKARVLSIYQMSLFGGLALGSWGWGHAAESVGTGQALTAAGLALAISLVLGLRFRLPANIAPDMSPITALPRPTLAPGLDAGPGSVAVTVEYEVDPADARDFAAAMRSLRRLRRRDGAVRWTLYQDAANPTRWIEAFLLRSWLDDLRHQRRTTMADRDTLDRVRAFHRGSADPRVSHLLARGTPRMGWPPGADAEH; from the coding sequence ATGCCGGCACGAGAAGAAGACATCAAGACGACCGCCGCTGCCGTGAGCATGCCGAAGCTGCCCTCGGCGCTGGCACCGTTCCGCTACCCGATGTTCCGGGCGATCTGGCTCGCCACCCTGATGTCCAATTTCGGCGTCTGGATCCAGTCGGTCGGCGCCGCGTGGCTGATGACCTCGATCGCCGACAGTGCCGCCATGGTGGCGCTGGTGCAGTCCGCGACGGCGCTGCCGGTGCTGATGTTCTCCCTGTTCGGCGGCGCGTTGGCCGATCTGTGGGACCGGCGGCTGGTGTTCATGACCGGCCAGATCATCGTGCTGTCGGGAGCCACCCTGATCGCCGTGCTGGAGGGGGCGGGGGCCGTGACGCCGTGGCTGCTGCTGGCGCTGGTGTTCGTGATGGACACCGGGTCGGCGCTCCGCCAGCCGGCCTACCAGGCCTCGGTCGGCGACCTCGTGCCCCGGTCGGAGCTGCCGGCCGCCGTGGCGCTGAACAGCATCGGCTTCAACATCGCCCGGTCGGTCGGGCCGGCGATCGGCGGGCTGGTGGTGGCGACGCTGGGCGTCCAGGCTTCCTTCATCCTCAACGCGGTCTCCAACATCTTCATCATCGGCGTGCTGCTGGCATGGCGGCCGAAGCGGTCAGTGGACGAGCTGCCGCGCGAGAGCCTGCTTCCGGCGATGGCCAGCGGCCTGCGCTATGTCGGCGGCTCGCCCACCGTGCTGACGGTCATGCTGCGATGCTTCGTCTTCACCGCAGCGGCCGGCGCCGCCTGGGCGCTGCTTCCCCTGGTCGCGCGCGAGGATCTGGGCGGAGGACCCTTCACCTACGGCATCCTGCTCGGCAGCCTGGGCGTCGGCGCCATCATCGGTGCGCTGAACATCGGCGTGCTGCGCCGGCGCACCAGCGGCCAGATGCTGGTCGCGATCGGTACGGCCTCCTTCGCCGTCACCATGCTGGTGCTGGGGCTGTTCCCCAACCTTTACGCCGTGATCCCGGCGCTCGTCCTGGGCGGGGCGGCCTGGATGATGACGCTTTCCAGCTTCAACGTCATGGTCCAGCTCTCCGCCGCCAATTGGGTGAAGGCGCGGGTGCTGTCGATCTACCAGATGTCGCTGTTCGGCGGGCTGGCGCTGGGAAGCTGGGGCTGGGGCCATGCGGCCGAGTCGGTCGGCACGGGGCAGGCGCTCACCGCCGCCGGCCTCGCCCTGGCGATCAGCCTGGTCCTGGGCCTGCGCTTCCGCCTGCCGGCCAACATCGCGCCCGACATGTCGCCGATCACGGCGCTGCCGCGCCCGACCCTGGCGCCCGGCCTGGACGCCGGGCCGGGCTCCGTCGCGGTGACGGTCGAGTACGAGGTCGATCCCGCCGATGCCAGGGATTTCGCCGCCGCGATGCGGAGCCTGCGCCGGCTGAGGCGCCGCGACGGGGCCGTACGCTGGACCCTCTATCAGGATGCCGCCAACCCGACGCGCTGGATCGAGGCTTTCCTGCTCCGCTCCTGGCTCGACGACCTGCGCCACCAGCGCCGCACCACCATGGCCGACCGGGACACGCTGGACCGGGTCCGCGCCTTCCATCGAGGCTCCGCCGACCCCCGGGTATCCCATCTGCTGGCCCGCGGCACCCCGCGCATGGGCTGGCCGCCGGGTGCCGATGCCGAGCATTGA
- a CDS encoding histidine phosphatase family protein → MTPGILTIHLVRHGEHDLSPGLLAGRTPGVTLSERGIEQARRTAERLARAGGIAAVYASPLERTARTAGILGERLGLAVETVDALAEIDFGDWIGRSFAELDEHEDWRRWNHFRSGTRPPRGETMSEVLGRALGFIEELIRGGPRGSAVLVSHCDVIRAVLAHYLGMPQDLLLRLEVAPASVSTVEIGPWGPRILRINEEP, encoded by the coding sequence CGGGTCTGCTCGCCGGCCGCACGCCGGGCGTGACCCTGTCGGAACGCGGGATCGAGCAGGCCCGGCGCACGGCGGAGCGGCTGGCCCGGGCCGGCGGCATCGCCGCCGTGTATGCGAGCCCGCTGGAACGCACCGCACGGACGGCCGGCATCCTCGGGGAGCGGCTCGGGCTGGCGGTCGAGACCGTCGATGCCCTGGCCGAGATCGACTTCGGCGACTGGATCGGCCGCAGCTTCGCCGAGCTGGACGAGCACGAGGACTGGCGCCGCTGGAACCATTTCCGGAGCGGGACGCGCCCGCCCCGCGGCGAGACCATGTCGGAGGTGCTGGGGCGGGCCCTGGGCTTCATCGAGGAGCTGATCCGCGGCGGCCCGAGGGGCTCCGCCGTGCTGGTCAGCCATTGCGACGTGATCCGGGCCGTCCTGGCCCATTATCTCGGCATGCCGCAGGACCTGCTCCTGCGGCTGGAGGTGGCACCCGCCTCCGTCAGCACCGTCGAGATCGGCCCCTGGGGGCCCCGCATCCTGCGGATCAACGAGGAACCATGA
- a CDS encoding ABC transporter permease → MRGVAGLLASVALTLLGLLLVTFLIGRVVPIDPVLAAVGDRANAETYERMRQELGLDLPLWQQFGLYVADVARGDLGTSVLTSRPVLEDVARVFPATLELATAAVIIGVVLGIPAGVMAAVHRGRWPDHLVRVLGLVGYSVPVFWLGLVGLLLFYAKLDWAPGPGRLDVFYDGLVDPVTGILTVDALLAGETEIFWNALSHLVLPASILGYFSIAYISRMTRSFMLDQLRQEYITTARVKGLSEARVVWRHALGNIAVPLITVVALSYATLLEGSVLTETVFAWPGLGQYITNSLLSADMNAVLGGTLVVGAVFIGLNLLSDLLYRLLDPRARR, encoded by the coding sequence CTGCGGGGGGTCGCCGGGCTGCTGGCCTCGGTGGCGCTGACGCTTCTCGGGTTGCTGCTGGTGACCTTCCTCATCGGCCGGGTCGTGCCGATCGACCCGGTGCTCGCCGCCGTCGGCGACCGCGCCAATGCCGAGACCTACGAGCGGATGCGGCAGGAGCTGGGTCTGGACCTGCCGCTGTGGCAGCAGTTCGGCCTGTACGTCGCCGACGTGGCGCGCGGCGATCTCGGCACCTCGGTGCTGACCTCGCGGCCGGTGCTGGAGGACGTCGCCCGCGTCTTTCCCGCCACGCTGGAACTGGCGACCGCGGCCGTCATCATAGGGGTGGTGCTGGGCATTCCCGCCGGGGTGATGGCCGCCGTCCATCGCGGCCGCTGGCCCGACCATCTGGTGCGCGTATTGGGGCTGGTCGGCTATTCCGTGCCGGTGTTCTGGCTGGGGCTGGTCGGGCTGCTGCTGTTCTACGCCAAGCTGGACTGGGCGCCCGGGCCGGGCAGGCTGGACGTCTTCTACGACGGGCTGGTCGATCCGGTGACCGGCATCCTGACCGTGGACGCGCTGCTGGCCGGCGAGACCGAGATCTTCTGGAACGCGCTGTCCCACCTGGTCCTGCCGGCCTCCATCCTGGGCTATTTCAGCATCGCCTATATCAGCCGCATGACCCGAAGCTTCATGCTGGACCAGCTCAGGCAGGAATACATCACGACCGCCCGGGTCAAGGGCCTGTCCGAAGCCCGCGTGGTCTGGCGCCACGCGCTGGGCAACATCGCGGTGCCGCTGATCACGGTGGTGGCGCTGTCCTACGCCACCCTGCTGGAAGGCTCCGTCCTGACCGAGACGGTGTTCGCCTGGCCCGGCCTGGGCCAGTACATCACCAACAGCCTGCTGAGCGCTGACATGAACGCCGTGCTGGGCGGCACCCTGGTGGTGGGAGCCGTCTTCATCGGGCTGAACCTCCTGTCCGACCTGCTGTACCGGCTGCTGGACCCGAGGGCGCGGCGATGA
- the hisE gene encoding phosphoribosyl-ATP diphosphatase, which translates to MHDSFRRLYNSVLEHRELDPKKSRTAKLHQAGRAKMAQKVGEEAVEIVIEAVQHNHDGVVAESADLIYNLTVLWADMGITPDDIWEEMRRRETALGIAEKLPKSSDRPPVADEPVLVRKAV; encoded by the coding sequence ATGCATGACTCGTTCAGACGTCTATACAATTCTGTGCTTGAGCACCGGGAACTCGATCCCAAGAAGTCGCGCACGGCGAAGCTCCACCAAGCCGGTCGGGCCAAGATGGCCCAGAAGGTGGGGGAGGAAGCGGTCGAGATCGTGATCGAGGCCGTCCAGCACAACCATGATGGCGTGGTTGCCGAGAGTGCCGACCTGATCTACAACCTGACCGTCCTGTGGGCCGACATGGGGATCACGCCCGACGACATCTGGGAGGAGATGCGGCGGCGCGAAACCGCGCTCGGTATCGCTGAGAAACTGCCGAAGAGTTCCGACAGGCCGCCGGTCGCCGATGAACCGGTTCTGGTGCGCAAGGCCGTTTGA
- a CDS encoding ABC transporter ATP-binding protein, whose amino-acid sequence MTSLTPPLLTVENLRVRFPARDGFTEAVRGVSFTVGREKLGIVGESGSGKSMTGRAVLRLVPPPGEVSADRIEFDGMDLSTASERTMRGIRGRRISMVMQDPKFSLNPVMTVGRQIAEAYQVHSGAGRRDARRRALEMLEAVRIRDPERVFDLYPHEVSGGMGQRIMIAMMLIPDPDLLIADEPTSALDVTVQMQVLAIMDELCGRRGMGLVFISHDLNLVASFCDRILIMYAGRVVETCRADELHDAMHPYTRGLLDSLPRLDETRPELPVLDRDPAWIGTGSGR is encoded by the coding sequence ATGACTTCCCTGACACCTCCTCTCCTCACCGTCGAAAACCTGCGCGTCCGCTTTCCGGCGCGCGACGGCTTCACCGAGGCCGTCCGCGGCGTCTCCTTCACCGTCGGGCGGGAGAAGCTGGGGATCGTCGGCGAGTCCGGCTCCGGCAAATCCATGACGGGGCGAGCCGTCCTGCGCCTCGTCCCGCCGCCGGGCGAGGTCTCCGCCGACCGGATCGAGTTCGACGGCATGGACCTGAGCACGGCTTCCGAACGGACGATGCGCGGCATCCGCGGCCGGCGCATCTCCATGGTCATGCAGGACCCCAAGTTCTCGCTCAATCCCGTGATGACCGTCGGCCGCCAGATCGCGGAAGCCTACCAGGTCCACAGCGGGGCGGGCCGGCGCGACGCCCGGCGGCGCGCGCTGGAGATGCTGGAAGCCGTCCGCATCCGCGATCCGGAGCGGGTGTTCGACCTGTACCCGCACGAGGTTTCCGGCGGGATGGGTCAGCGCATCATGATCGCGATGATGCTGATCCCCGACCCCGACCTGCTGATCGCGGACGAGCCGACATCGGCGCTGGATGTCACGGTCCAGATGCAGGTGCTGGCGATCATGGACGAGCTGTGCGGCAGGCGGGGCATGGGGCTGGTCTTCATCAGCCACGACCTCAACCTGGTCGCCTCGTTCTGCGATCGCATCCTGATCATGTATGCCGGCCGCGTGGTCGAGACCTGCCGCGCCGACGAACTGCACGACGCCATGCATCCCTATACCAGGGGACTGCTCGACAGTCTTCCCCGGTTGGACGAGACGCGGCCCGAACTGCCGGTCCTGGACCGCGACCCCGCCTGGATCGGGACAGGGAGCGGCCGATGA
- a CDS encoding TIGR04290 family methyltransferase produces MMSEQDEIRRQIDDLGQWFHNIELKGVRTAPNHFLGDYPNVKWQRFAHAVPEDLRGMTVLDIGCNGGFYSIEMKRRGADRVVAIDSEPMYLGQARYAAEMSGAEIEFREMSVYDLGRLGERFDLVIFMGVLYHLRHPLLALDLIHEHAASDLLLFQSMMRGSQEVEPLEENYPITETGIFDKPGYPKMHFVERRYSNDDSNWWIPNRACVEAMLRDSGFEIEQRAEEEVYLCRRTERRAPGMAAVYPARGQQ; encoded by the coding sequence ATGATGAGCGAGCAGGACGAAATCCGGCGCCAGATCGATGATCTGGGCCAGTGGTTTCATAATATCGAGTTGAAGGGCGTGCGGACCGCGCCAAACCATTTCCTGGGCGACTATCCCAACGTCAAGTGGCAGCGCTTCGCCCACGCGGTACCCGAGGACCTGCGCGGCATGACCGTGCTGGATATCGGCTGCAACGGCGGCTTCTACTCGATCGAGATGAAGCGCCGCGGCGCCGACCGGGTGGTCGCGATCGATTCCGAGCCGATGTATCTGGGGCAAGCGCGTTACGCAGCCGAAATGAGTGGTGCCGAGATCGAGTTCCGCGAGATGTCGGTCTATGACCTGGGCCGGCTCGGCGAGCGTTTCGACCTCGTGATATTCATGGGCGTGCTCTATCACCTTCGGCATCCGCTGCTGGCGCTGGACCTGATCCACGAGCATGCGGCGAGCGACCTGCTGCTGTTCCAGTCCATGATGCGCGGCAGCCAGGAGGTCGAGCCCTTGGAGGAGAACTACCCCATCACGGAGACCGGCATCTTCGACAAACCCGGCTATCCGAAGATGCATTTCGTCGAGCGCCGCTATTCCAACGACGACAGCAACTGGTGGATCCCGAACCGGGCCTGCGTCGAGGCCATGCTGCGCGACAGCGGTTTCGAGATCGAGCAACGGGCGGAAGAGGAGGTCTATCTCTGCCGCCGGACCGAGCGCCGGGCGCCGGGGATGGCCGCCGTATATCCAGCGAGGGGACAGCAATGA